In the genome of Dyadobacter fermentans DSM 18053, the window CGGCGCCTTTGTGCTCACCCGTCCATTTATGCGTTTGTCCGAAAAGATGGAAAGACGCGATTTCTTCGAAGTCATGATCCTCCGTCGCCATCCAGTAAACGGGCACGAAATTGTAGTCCGGATACTTCGCTCTCAATGCTTCGGCGAGCTTGATGATCGTGACGATCTTATAAATAATGTACAGCGGACCCGTGAAGATGTTCAGCTGGTGGCCCGTTGTTACGGTGAAAGTATTCTCTTGTGATAAAACTGAAAAATCGGGCAGGTAAGGCAGGCCGCGGTATTGCTTCGTGAGCACGTCCACAAGCGTTTTGCGCTTGTCGGCCGAAAATCCTTTTTTGTTCGAAATAGCCTTTTCCGCATTCTCCAACGTGGGAAAAATGCTGTAAAAAGATTCAAGCGTCGGTTTCTGATCGAGGTAATCGAGTAGTAATGCAGGAAACTGGCCTGTGGTACGCAGATCCACGGAATGCAATGTCATGAAAGGTGGCTTTTCAGTAGCTAGTAGAGAATCCAACGTAATTATTTTTGCTATTTGACTCAAAAAAGAAACCTACTATCTAACGAGAAAGGCTCCGTTTTTGGTTTCCCAAAATTGCGCATTTTGACCGATAATCGAAAACCTTTTACCAAGATACAAAAAAGCCGCATCTGAGTCAGATGCGGCTTTCCACGTGTACATTTTGGTTTTCAGTTGTAGCAGGTTATGCACCTGAGGTATTTATGATTTCTTAAAAGACGTAGTCATTTCGGGCGATCAGCTCGTCGGCTATGCGGCGGCGGGCGTCTTTGAGGTTCGCAGGTTCTACCTTGGTAAATCGTTTGAGGCCCATCAGCATTACCCGCAGCTCATCGCTTTCGGCAAAACTGGTGATCGCGGCACGTCCTGCGTTGTTCACTTTCTCCACGGCGCGGTTCAGATAAATGAGCGCTATGTCCTTTGTTAATGCATTCGCGTCGGCGCCTTGCAGTTCAATGCGTTTCTCCACCCTCAACAACACCGATTCGGCCACATAAATTTCAATCACCATGTCGGCCAGGTTCATGATAATCTCCTGTTCCTCAGAAAGTTTCATCATAAACTTCTGCACCGCAGCCCCGGCGATCATCAATGCGGCCTTTTTCAGGTTTTTGATCACCTTTTTCTCCGCTGCAAACAAAGTTTCTTCTTCATCCGAGCTGAAATCGGGGATCGAGAGAATTTCTTTTCCTACTGCCGTCGCCGGACCCATGAGGTCGAGCTGGCCTTTCATGGCGCGTTTGAGCAGCATATCCACGACGAGCAGGCGGTTTATTTCATTGGTCCCTTCAAAAATCCGGTTGATCCGGCTATCGCGATAGGCGCGATCCATCGGTGCATCGGCCGAAAAACCCATCCCTCCATACACCTGCACACCTTCGTCCACCACAAAATCCAGCACTTCCGACCCATGCACTTTCATGATCGCGCACTCAATCGCAAATTCCTCCAGAGCCTTCAATTTCGCTTCGGCATCGTTCATTCCCTTCTCCTTGAAGGCCTGGATGAGATCATCTATATTTTGCCCCACACGGTAGGCCGCCGATTCGGTCGCAAACATCTGCACCGCCATTTCAGCCAGCTTGTGTTTGATAGCCCCGAAATTGGCAATCGCCGTACCGAACTGCTTGCGCTCGTTCGCATATTGAATGGCCTGTGAAGCCACACGTTTGGCACCGCCCAATGCCGCCGCCGCCAGCTTGATCCGGCCGATATTGAGGATATTAACCGCTATTTTAAAACCATTCCCTCTTTCCGAGAGCATATTTTCGACAGGCACCCGGCAATCATTGAAAAACAGCTGCCGCGTATCCGAGCCCTTGATGCCCATTTTGTGCTCGGGCTCGTTCATCGTAATGCCGCCGAACGACTTCTCGATGATGAATGCAGTCAGGTTTTTGTCGGTTTGGCCGTTCTCCTCGATTTTGGCAAAAACAATGAAAACGTCAGCAAAGCCGCCGTTGGTAATCCACATTTTTTGTCCGTCAATCACGTAATGCGTCCCGTCGCCGCTCAGCCTGGCCTTGGTTTTCCCAGAATTGGCGTCGGAGCCGGAATCCGGTTCGGTGAGGCAATATGCCGCTTTCCATTCGCCGGTGGCGAGTTTGGGCAGGTATTTGGTCTTCTGGCTGTCATCGCCATAATAGAGAATGGGCAGCGTTCCAATGCCCGTATGCGCCGAAAGCGCTACCGAAAACGAGTTTCCCGCACCGGTTGCCTCCGCCACGAGCATGGAAGTGTTGAAATTCATCCCAAAACCGCCGAATTCTTCCGGTACGGCCGTGCCCAGCAAACCCAGCTCACCGGCCTTGTCCATCAGCTCCGAGATCAACGCAGGACTTTTGGCCTGGTCTATTTCATCCAACCGTGGCCACACTTCCTTCGAGAGAAAATCGCGGCACGTGTCAGCGATCATTCGCTGCTCTTCATTGAATTCTTCCGGGATAAAGATCTGGCTTGCAGAGGTTTCCTTGATCAGGAACTCGCCTCCTTTGATGGATGTCTGGTTTTCTGCTGCAACGGACATATTAATTACAGATTGGTCAGGAACGTGTTTGAGTATGCTTGCATACCAATTCGGGTTAATGCAAATATAGGTCAATAAAATTATTATGCAAGCATACCATTATCAATTTAACGTAAAAATGACCGCCATCAGCCGGCGGTCATTTTTATATCAAATCGTACAAATGCGCTACTTCTTGAAAATGCGGAACTGCTTCAAAAACTCGCCGTTATTCTCGACCCTGATGAAATAGATCCCCGAGGAAAGGCCGATGGCGTCCAGGTCCACATTCGCCAGGCTATCCGATATTTTGATCTGTGAGCTTACAAGCGGTATGCGCTTGCCAGCCACCGTCACGATTTCCCAGGTGAGATTATCCTCCGGCTTATATTCGGGAAGTTTGATATTCATGATGCTTTCCACCGGGTTGGGATAAAATGCCCAGTTTTCCATGTCTTTCGTGATATCGGACTTGTCGCCTGCTGAAATTCCGAATTCAATGGAATTCGTGACCACCGCCGAATCTTCCTTGAATGCCGTGACCGTCAAAGTATAGCGGCCTACATACGGTGCGAAACCGGATGCATCCTCATACATGGCATATGGGAAAATGGCCGTTGTAGATTTCCTGCGATACGGGCCGTTCAGATCGAACGTGACTTTGTCGTACTCAAAGTTTCCGTAAGCGTACATATTCAGCGATGGCGGCAGCGAATCGTAAGGGATCACGTCATCGCCCGAAAGCTTCCGGATCACACGCTGGTCGACTTTGCTGCCGGCCTGGACAAGTTCAAAGCGGATTTCGGGAATTTGCACAAGCAATATCAAAGGAATTTCGACGTAGGCGCCCGCATTGTCATAAGCGCGGATGATCAAGCGGTACTCGCCTTCTTCCGTAGGCGTTCCGGAAAATTCATTCAATGCAAAATTGAGCCATGACGGCCTGTTTTGCACGGTAATCGACGAAATGTAGCCGTCAGGATCGCCGAAGATGTTGGCGGGCAGGATGTAGTTGAACGGCATGTTGATCTGCGCATATTTGACAGGCAATGTGCTGGTCGCGAACGGCGGTGCGTTCAGGAACTGCGGCTCTACCACTTTGATGGTAAAATAGGTTTCCACAAACGCATTCAGATCGTCGTAGGCTTTGAGGATAATGCGGTAATCGCCCAATGTGGACGGCGTGCCGCTTAGTACACCGTTCGAAAACGAAAGCCAGGCCGGAAGCCCGCTGGCCTCTACTTTCGTGATCTCGCCGTCGGGGTCTACGAAGGCCGTTTTGGGAATGGTGATGGTAAAAGGTTTGTTCACAGCCACCATCTGGTTTGAGAAGTTGCTGTCCACGGTCGGCGGCTTGTTGGCATTCTCGCGGGTATCCACGCGAATGGTGAAAAACGCCTCCGCCGAGCCGTCCTCATCGTCGATGCCTTTCACCGCAATGCGGTAATCGCCGAGCGTGGTGGGCCTTCCGCGCAAAATGCCGTTCTCATATCTTAGCCAGGCCGGCAAAGCGCCCACTTCCATACGGACGATCTTTCCATCGACATCCGAAAACGTGTCAATCGGCAGCCTGTATTCGAAATCCTTGTTCACAGGGATGATCTGCATCGGCACCGGCCTGAATACGTAGGGCACATAGTTGGATGCGTCGTCCCAGTAGCTTGGCGACAAAATGTCCTCGACCAGCCGGATGCGGATCGGACGTGGTTTAGCCGGGTCGGCGTAGGCGCGTTTCGCCCATTCGTCGTAAATCACGCCCTGGGCACCGCCCTTCTCGGTAGCCGCCGACAAGCGGTACGAAACCGAGTCGGCATACACGATCGGTGTCATTGGTTTGGTGAGCCACACGGTTGCACCTTGCCTCAGAAAACCTTCCGCACGGGCCATCTGGTCCTTTTGCGATACCACCACAGCCACCACGTTAGCCCCGTGTTCGAAGTTTTCGTTGATTTGCTTCATGTGGGCATTGTTATCCAGGTAGGAGCTGACAAACAGCTCATTAGCCGTGATAAAACCCGGAGGTGCATCGCTTTTCAGGATATCCACCGACCACCGGTGATCATGCGTGGCGAGGTTGTCGTTGATCTTGATCCCGTCCGTTTTTTCATTCAAATCCCTGAAACCCAATGTCCCCCGCGAGGCCGATTGCGAATCGAATACGGAGCCGTAATCGGATACGTATTTAATGGTAGGGTCAACACTTTTGATAGCGGTCACCATTTGCTCCGTGAACCTTTTGAGCATCATATGACGGTAGATGTACCAATCTTTTCCATATCGCTGGCGGAAAGAAAGGTGAGGCTCCCAGGCAGTTGCCGGCGGATTGGCCTCGTCGAACGACTTGAAAGTCATTCCCCAGAGAAAATTAATCCGCTCGATCTTCTTGTATTTGCTTTTAACAAACTCCTTGAAACCCTTCACCATAGATGGCGAGTAATCGTAAACGGCTGAACTTTCCTTGCCATTCTCGATCAGCCCGCCAGGATATTCGCCCTCTTGCGTACCGGTAGTAGTTACCGACACATAAAGCAGCTTTTTTTCAGTTTGTAAATGTTTGTAGCGGTTGATCACTTCTTTTACAAATGCAGCTCCCTTATCGACAATCGGCTGATTATCAAAACCAAAGGCCGTATCCTGGTAACCGCTGAGCAAAGGTTTGTTGGAATGGCTGAACTGGCTGTCGGACACTTCCCAAAACCCCTTGATACGCGTGCTATGCCGCCCCAGGTGAATGCGGAGCGCGACTTTCATGCCCAGGTCCGTGGCGAGTTTGATCTGCTGGTCGAACTTGCCCCAGAGCGGCGTGTCGGTAGGTGCGTGGAAATATACTTTATCCCAGGGGACTGTGATATAAACGGCATTGAGCCCGTAATCCTTTGCTGAGCGGATCAGGTCCAGCTCCGGACTAGCCTCGTCCGGCGTAGTGAGGTTCAGGAGCATCAGCGCGAGGTAGCGCTGCGTATCGATTTCCGTCGTTCTCGGCTGGCTCTGCGCTGAAACGTTCCCGCCGACCGCCAGCACGGCGAGCAACAACGAAAATCGGGTCAAAAATTTAATCGCACACGTAGAATTGAGCATACTAACGGGTTTTGTCAATTAATTCGATCCACTCATTATATCCGTTTTCCACATTGAACCGGCTTGCCCTTTCGAAGCTCCGGGAGCTGTCAGTCGGGGTTTCCCCACTCATAACAGCACGCATGGCCGCAACCATCTGCCCGACGCTCAGGTCGCCGGTCACAACGCCCATTCCATCTTGAACAAACTCGGAAACACCCCCGGAAGGGAAAGCGACAATGGGTTTACCAAGCAGCGCAGCCTCTATCATCACCAGCGGAAACGGGTCTTGCCGCGAGGTGAGCAGAAAACCATTTCCCATATTAAGGTAGGCATAATAATCCTCTTTTTGCTTACCCACGAGGTGAATTTTAGTCGCCGACCGGTTATTTGCGCAGCGCTGCTCCGTGTAATACACCAATCCGTCGTCGATCGTTGCACCGACCCACACCAGATGTACGCGCGGATCGTTCACTTCCGCCGCGATATCGGGCAGCATATCGAAACCTTTCCGCTCGGAAGTCATTCCTGAGAGTATCCACACAAACGCATCGGCCGGAATGCCGAGCTTCCGCCGGAGTTCTGCGGAGCGATTATCGTCTTTTTTTACGAGAGAAGGATCTATGAATGAGTAAAGTAACCCGACATTTTTTCCACCTGCATCTTTCAATGAATCACAGGTAGTTTGCGAGCAGCCGATCAGCAGCTCCGAGTAGTCCACAATGCTTTTGAAATCGGGCGCGCTCAGGTATGCGTACGTGAGCGGCATTTCGTGAAAATGGGTAATGACTTTAATCCCGAACTCTTTCGCCACCACGATCGTCTCGGGGATCATGGTCGTATTCACGTACCAAATATCCGCCTTGAAACTTTTGGCCAGCTTCCGAAGCGCGCGGAGTGTGGGATTTATGCCGAGGTGAAAGGAAATTTTCTCGATCGTATTGAATTTGCGCGGGGCAATGTGGACGGGAATGTCCTGGGGAAATTCGGTAAGCAATTCTCCGTTCGCAAAGCTGACGATACCGGCGTCGAACCTCGAGCGGTCTAGTTTTTTCAAAATGTATAACAGCATCATTTCTGATCCTGTCCGTGTGGCATAAGGCGTAAAAAAGAGGATTCTTTTCTTGGATTGATTCATGCAGAGGCAGTTAAGAGGTCGATGTTCTCCTGGGGCTTGATCTTGTAGAGCCCTTTTCTGAGTAACAGCGTTTTCCAGAAATATTTTAATAGAACGCGCGTCTTACGCACATATATATGTTGCGTGCGAAGTTCCGAGAATGGGTTTCCGTTTTTTCTCAAATTGAAAAGCATTTTCCAGCCATAAACCACCGGCACCATAAAAATGTAATGCAGGATCAATAAAAGGTATTGAAAAACACCATATTGCTTCCGCACCCAGAGAAAATTCGAAACCTGCATTTGGGTACTGAAACGGTTGATCCACGAAATATGCGTCCGCCTGAAAGGGTTGTCGTTTTCAAGATGGACGAATGTGCAATCCTGAAAATAACACAGCTTGCCCAGTTTTCCCAACCGGCCCGACCATTCGACGTCTTCGCCATACATGAAAAAGTCGTTGCTGAACCCGCCCGTTTTCTCAAAACCCTCTCTCCGCACGAACATGAATGCGCCCACGAGCCAGTCGTGCTGGTCGGGATCTTTGTAAGCGGGGTCGGGATAAAGATTATTGACAATCTTATCCACTAAGCCGCTGGGTGGTAGTATGAAAAAGGTCCTGCGGAACTCGTTAAAACTTCTGTAAAAGGGCATCGGGGTGCCGTCGGGATAATATTGCAATGCGCCGCAGGCCATGATATCCGGACGTTGGTTCATGCGCTCGAAGCACCGGCCGATCACATTGTCGGTCAGCAGCGTGTCGGCATTGAGCAGCAGCAGATATTTCCCGCGTGCGATTTCCATACCGCGGTTATTGGCAATACCGAAACCCGCATTGTATTCCATATCGAACCACCGCACATCGGGATATGCCTCTCTCACCAACGCACCGCCGCCATTTTCTGGGTCATTGTCGACAACGATAACTTCGAAAGTAACCCCGGATGTAACCCGATAGATAGAATTTAAGCAATTAATGATGAGTTGAGGAGTCCTGTAATTTATAATAACAATGGATACATCCATGAAAGCGAGCGTGCATGATGAATGGGCAAAAATAAAGAATCTCCCCGGAAGATGGGTAACACTTCCGGGGAGACGTTCAAATTCGCGCTGAATGTTAGTCAGCGCCCTAGTTTAACCTTTCATAGATACCCGCAACGCCCTGGCCGCCGCCGACGCAGGCCGTTACCATGCCGTATTTCTGGTCGCGGCGCTTCATTTCATTGAAAAGCTGCACCGAAAGCCGTGCTCCCGTAGAACCCAATGCATGGCCCAATGCAATTGCGCCGCCGTTCGGGTTCACGATCTCGGGGTCGATGCCCAGCTCCTGGATCACCGCGAGCGACTGTGCGGCAAATGCCTCGTTTAATTCAACTTGCTGTATATCTTTCAATTGCAAACCCGCCTGTTTCAATGCAAGCGGCACGGCAGCTACCGGACCGATGCCCATCACGCGCGGGTCCACGCCCGCCGTCGCGTACGACATCATGCGCGCGATCGGTTTCAGGCCCAGCTCATTCACCAGCCTTTCCGACATCACCAGCACGAATGCGGCGCCGTCCGACGTCTGGGAAGAGTTACCGGCCGTTACCGAACCGCCCGCTGCAAAAACGGGTTTCAATTTGTTCAATGCTTCGAGCGTAGTGTCCGCACGCGGGCCTTCGTCCTGGCTGATCACCGTCTCCTTCGTTTTCTTTTTGCCCGAAGCCTGGTCGAAATACGTTTCCTTTACCGTTACCGGCACGATGCCTTCCGCAAACCAGCCTTCTTTTTGCGCGCGCAGCGCTTTTTGGTGTGATTGAAATGAAAAATTATCCTGTGCCTCGCGGCTGATCTTGAAATCCTGCGCTACCTGCTCGGCGGTGAGGCCCATGCTGAGGTAGTAATCGGGATTGGTATGGGCTATTTCGTAGTTCAATGCGGTTTTCCAGCCCATTGTCGGCACGAGCGACATGGATTCGGTGCCGCCGGCGATGATGCATTCGGCCATTCCGGCGTGGATTTTCGCCGATGCCATCGCGATCGCCTCCACGCCCGAGCCGCAATAGCGGTTGATCGTGATACCGGATACATTTTTCGGCAATGAAAGCAATGCTACGTAACGGCCCATTTGCATGCCCTGCTCGGCTTCGGGCACAGCATTGCCCACGATCACATCATCCACGCGGGTAGGATCGAGCTGCGGGGTTTTTTCCAGCAAATGTTTGATCACCGCCGCACCGAGGTCGTCGGGACGAGTAAACCGGAAACCGCCTCTCGGCGCCTTGCCTACCGCGGTACGATAGCCCGCAACAATGTATGCGTTCATATTGGATCTGTTTTGAAATCAATTTTAAAGCATGCATTTGCATTTAGTATGCCTGCATACCATTTGTAAAAATAGGTATTAATCCTAAAACAACAAACCGCCGGAGTTTGTTTTCCGGCGGTTTGCAACTACCAAGTCTGTACTGATGGAAGTTTAAAATTTTAAGAAGGAATGTGCCCTTCTTCCAGCGCTTTGGGTCGTTTTGCTGAATCGGGCATGACGATCCAAAGGATGATGTAAAACAATATGACGGGGAAGGTGACCGGAATGAATACAGCGAGCACGAACAATACACGGATAATGGTGACGTCGATTTCGAAGTAATCGGCTAATCCTGAGGCTACTCCGCCGATCATTTTGTTGCTGGTGTTACGGAATAATCTATTATGGTTCATGGCTATGGCTGTTTATTTCGTTTTGATGTTTCAAAGGTACTATGCATTACATAGTAGTGGTCATAAATGTGTACAGGCGGTGCAGGGGCGGTAGCACGGGTCGTTTTTAATGATAATAAAACATTAGATATGCATTAGGATTATGCGGGAAGTTGCGTAATACTATTGGCAATGAATTACCTTTGGGATTATAAATGCGGGTTTTGCTGACAATCTGACACGCGATTTGTGGCAGGCTCAATATTTTATAAGGAAAAACCGGTTAAAAAACATACAACACATCATGTTTAAAATATTTTCCAAGCTATTCGGCACGAAATCGGAACGGGACCTGAAAGAACTGACCCCGTACGTTGAGAAGGTGAATGCCGAGTATGCATTGCTAGCCTCCCTTTCGAATGACGAACTCCGGGCGCAGTCCGCGAACCTGAAACAACATATTGCAGAGCAGCTGAAATCCGTCGACGAGCAGATCGCCGCATCGAGACAGCAGGCAGCGGACGAACCGAATGTGGATAGCAAAGAGGCGATTTTCAAGAAGATAGACGCTCTCGAACTGGAAAGAAACAAAGAACTGGAAAAGGTGTTGCTGGATATTCTTCCGAAAGCTTTCGCGATCGTGAAAGACACTGCGCGCCGTTTTACAGAAAATGATAAACTCGAAGTATCCGCCAACGCTTTCGACCACGAACTAGCCTCCAAAAAGGCGAATGTGACTATTAACGGCGATAAAGCATATTGGAATACCACCTGGGACGTAATCGGCCAGCCCATCAAATGGAACATGGTGCACTACGATGTGCAGCTGATCGGTGGTGTGGTGCTGCACCAGGGTAAAATCTCCGAAATGGCAACGGGTGAAGGTAAAACCCTCGTGGCTACGCTGCCTTCCTTCCTGAATGCATTGGCAGGACAGGGCGTTCACATCGTAACCGTGAACGACTACCTCGCCAAACGCGATGCTGAGTGGAATGCACCGCTTTTTGAATTCCACGGCATGAGCGTAGACTGTATCGACCGCCACCAGCCCAACACCATTGCACGCCGCAATGCCTACAAAGCAGACCTTACTTACGGTACCAACAACGAATTCGGTTTCGACTACCTGCGTGACAATATGTCACGGACGCCGGAAGAACTTGTGCAGCGCAAGCACCATTTCGCGATGGTGGATGAGGTTGACTCCGTGTTGATTGACGATGCGCGTACGCCATTGATCATCAGCGGCCCCGTACCGCGTGGCGACGAGCAGGAATTTTTGGAATTGAAACCACGTGTGTCGAGGATCGTGGAGGCTCAGAAACGCCTTGCGATGGACTTCCTGAATGACGCTAAAAAGAAAATCCAGGCCGGCGATAAAAAAGAAGGTGGTTTGGCATTGTTCCGCGCACACCGCGGTATGCCGAAATACAAGCCTTTGATCAAATACCTCAGTGAAGGCGGTATCAAGGCCATTATGCAGGAATCGGAGTCGATTTACCTGGCTGAAAACCAGAAACTGATGCCGCAGGCAGATGCGCCGTTGTACTTCACGATCGACGAGCGCCATAACAGCATCGAACTCACCGAAAAAGGGATTGACTTCCTCACCGGCGAGTCCGAAGAAACGAACTTCTTCATCCTTCCCGACATTGCCGTTGACCTCGATGCAATCGAAAAAGACCCATCGCTCAACGAGCACGACCGCGTGATCGCCAAAGAAGCATTGATCCGCGATTATTCCGTAAAAACAGCCCGTATCCACACGGTCAACCAGCTTTTGAAAGCATTTACATTGTTTGAAAAAGACGTGGAATACGTGATCATGGACGGTAAGGTGAAAATCGTCGATGAGCAAACCGGCCGTATCATGGAAGGCCGCCGCTATTCCGACGGCTTACACCAGGCGATCGAAGCGAAAGAAAGTGTACGCGTAGAAGATGCGACGCAAACCTACGCGACAGTAACACTTCAAAACTACTTCCGGATGTATCACAAGCTGGCCGGTATGACCGGTACGGCGGAAACGGAAGCGGGTGAATTCTGGGAAATCTACAAACTGGACGTAGTAACGATCCCTACCAACCGTGGAATCGTTCGTAAAGACCAGGAAGATAAAGTATATCGCTCGGTGCGCGAGAAATACAATGCGGTAACCGACGAAATCGTGGAGCTCGTGGAAGCTGGCCGCCCGGTACTCGTCGGTACGACTTCCGTTGAAAACTCAGAGATCATCAGCCGGATGCTTACGCTCCGCAAGATCCCTCACCAGGTTTTGAATGCGAAACAACACCAGCGTGAAGCGGAAGTGGTTGCAGAAGCCGGTAAGCCGGGCACTGTGACGATCGCGACCAACATGGCCGGTCGTGGTACCGACATCAA includes:
- a CDS encoding glycosyltransferase family 2 protein, encoding MDVSIVIINYRTPQLIINCLNSIYRVTSGVTFEVIVVDNDPENGGGALVREAYPDVRWFDMEYNAGFGIANNRGMEIARGKYLLLLNADTLLTDNVIGRCFERMNQRPDIMACGALQYYPDGTPMPFYRSFNEFRRTFFILPPSGLVDKIVNNLYPDPAYKDPDQHDWLVGAFMFVRREGFEKTGGFSNDFFMYGEDVEWSGRLGKLGKLCYFQDCTFVHLENDNPFRRTHISWINRFSTQMQVSNFLWVRKQYGVFQYLLLILHYIFMVPVVYGWKMLFNLRKNGNPFSELRTQHIYVRKTRVLLKYFWKTLLLRKGLYKIKPQENIDLLTASA
- a CDS encoding PspC domain-containing protein, which gives rise to MNHNRLFRNTSNKMIGGVASGLADYFEIDVTIIRVLFVLAVFIPVTFPVILFYIILWIVMPDSAKRPKALEEGHIPS
- a CDS encoding putative Ig domain-containing protein yields the protein MTRFSLLLAVLAVGGNVSAQSQPRTTEIDTQRYLALMLLNLTTPDEASPELDLIRSAKDYGLNAVYITVPWDKVYFHAPTDTPLWGKFDQQIKLATDLGMKVALRIHLGRHSTRIKGFWEVSDSQFSHSNKPLLSGYQDTAFGFDNQPIVDKGAAFVKEVINRYKHLQTEKKLLYVSVTTTGTQEGEYPGGLIENGKESSAVYDYSPSMVKGFKEFVKSKYKKIERINFLWGMTFKSFDEANPPATAWEPHLSFRQRYGKDWYIYRHMMLKRFTEQMVTAIKSVDPTIKYVSDYGSVFDSQSASRGTLGFRDLNEKTDGIKINDNLATHDHRWSVDILKSDAPPGFITANELFVSSYLDNNAHMKQINENFEHGANVVAVVVSQKDQMARAEGFLRQGATVWLTKPMTPIVYADSVSYRLSAATEKGGAQGVIYDEWAKRAYADPAKPRPIRIRLVEDILSPSYWDDASNYVPYVFRPVPMQIIPVNKDFEYRLPIDTFSDVDGKIVRMEVGALPAWLRYENGILRGRPTTLGDYRIAVKGIDDEDGSAEAFFTIRVDTRENANKPPTVDSNFSNQMVAVNKPFTITIPKTAFVDPDGEITKVEASGLPAWLSFSNGVLSGTPSTLGDYRIILKAYDDLNAFVETYFTIKVVEPQFLNAPPFATSTLPVKYAQINMPFNYILPANIFGDPDGYISSITVQNRPSWLNFALNEFSGTPTEEGEYRLIIRAYDNAGAYVEIPLILLVQIPEIRFELVQAGSKVDQRVIRKLSGDDVIPYDSLPPSLNMYAYGNFEYDKVTFDLNGPYRRKSTTAIFPYAMYEDASGFAPYVGRYTLTVTAFKEDSAVVTNSIEFGISAGDKSDITKDMENWAFYPNPVESIMNIKLPEYKPEDNLTWEIVTVAGKRIPLVSSQIKISDSLANVDLDAIGLSSGIYFIRVENNGEFLKQFRIFKK
- the secA gene encoding preprotein translocase subunit SecA, which codes for MFKIFSKLFGTKSERDLKELTPYVEKVNAEYALLASLSNDELRAQSANLKQHIAEQLKSVDEQIAASRQQAADEPNVDSKEAIFKKIDALELERNKELEKVLLDILPKAFAIVKDTARRFTENDKLEVSANAFDHELASKKANVTINGDKAYWNTTWDVIGQPIKWNMVHYDVQLIGGVVLHQGKISEMATGEGKTLVATLPSFLNALAGQGVHIVTVNDYLAKRDAEWNAPLFEFHGMSVDCIDRHQPNTIARRNAYKADLTYGTNNEFGFDYLRDNMSRTPEELVQRKHHFAMVDEVDSVLIDDARTPLIISGPVPRGDEQEFLELKPRVSRIVEAQKRLAMDFLNDAKKKIQAGDKKEGGLALFRAHRGMPKYKPLIKYLSEGGIKAIMQESESIYLAENQKLMPQADAPLYFTIDERHNSIELTEKGIDFLTGESEETNFFILPDIAVDLDAIEKDPSLNEHDRVIAKEALIRDYSVKTARIHTVNQLLKAFTLFEKDVEYVIMDGKVKIVDEQTGRIMEGRRYSDGLHQAIEAKESVRVEDATQTYATVTLQNYFRMYHKLAGMTGTAETEAGEFWEIYKLDVVTIPTNRGIVRKDQEDKVYRSVREKYNAVTDEIVELVEAGRPVLVGTTSVENSEIISRMLTLRKIPHQVLNAKQHQREAEVVAEAGKPGTVTIATNMAGRGTDIKLTPEAKAAGGLAIIGTERHESRRVDRQLRGRSGRQGDPGSSQFFVSLEDNLMRLFGSDRMAKVMDRMGLEEGEVIQSSMITKSIERAQKKVEENNFGMRKRLLEYDDVMNYQRDAIYTRRRNALFGDRLAVDIANTLFDVCDEIATTAGSYAELELAAITTLGMEVPFTENEYAALKPADRSQKLYDAAEKQYQDKNDAISGKALPVLRSIYAERGAMISEIMIPFSDGIRQAGVVVGLQKAIESEGKDITREMEKAIVLSLIDQEWKEHLREMDDLKQSVQNAVFEQKDPLLIYKFESVELFKRFLSKVNFDMISFLMKADIPQEEAAPPTAVPQQVRRPEPAPELHTNREEDYDIETDTFHSQEPATKAQPVRTIKIADRNQRVSVQYRDGRIVRDVKFKKVEQEIKNGDCVVIDVHED
- a CDS encoding acyl-CoA dehydrogenase family protein, which encodes MSVAAENQTSIKGGEFLIKETSASQIFIPEEFNEEQRMIADTCRDFLSKEVWPRLDEIDQAKSPALISELMDKAGELGLLGTAVPEEFGGFGMNFNTSMLVAEATGAGNSFSVALSAHTGIGTLPILYYGDDSQKTKYLPKLATGEWKAAYCLTEPDSGSDANSGKTKARLSGDGTHYVIDGQKMWITNGGFADVFIVFAKIEENGQTDKNLTAFIIEKSFGGITMNEPEHKMGIKGSDTRQLFFNDCRVPVENMLSERGNGFKIAVNILNIGRIKLAAAALGGAKRVASQAIQYANERKQFGTAIANFGAIKHKLAEMAVQMFATESAAYRVGQNIDDLIQAFKEKGMNDAEAKLKALEEFAIECAIMKVHGSEVLDFVVDEGVQVYGGMGFSADAPMDRAYRDSRINRIFEGTNEINRLLVVDMLLKRAMKGQLDLMGPATAVGKEILSIPDFSSDEEETLFAAEKKVIKNLKKAALMIAGAAVQKFMMKLSEEQEIIMNLADMVIEIYVAESVLLRVEKRIELQGADANALTKDIALIYLNRAVEKVNNAGRAAITSFAESDELRVMLMGLKRFTKVEPANLKDARRRIADELIARNDYVF
- a CDS encoding acetyl-CoA C-acyltransferase, producing the protein MNAYIVAGYRTAVGKAPRGGFRFTRPDDLGAAVIKHLLEKTPQLDPTRVDDVIVGNAVPEAEQGMQMGRYVALLSLPKNVSGITINRYCGSGVEAIAMASAKIHAGMAECIIAGGTESMSLVPTMGWKTALNYEIAHTNPDYYLSMGLTAEQVAQDFKISREAQDNFSFQSHQKALRAQKEGWFAEGIVPVTVKETYFDQASGKKKTKETVISQDEGPRADTTLEALNKLKPVFAAGGSVTAGNSSQTSDGAAFVLVMSERLVNELGLKPIARMMSYATAGVDPRVMGIGPVAAVPLALKQAGLQLKDIQQVELNEAFAAQSLAVIQELGIDPEIVNPNGGAIALGHALGSTGARLSVQLFNEMKRRDQKYGMVTACVGGGQGVAGIYERLN
- a CDS encoding glycosyltransferase — protein: MNQSKKRILFFTPYATRTGSEMMLLYILKKLDRSRFDAGIVSFANGELLTEFPQDIPVHIAPRKFNTIEKISFHLGINPTLRALRKLAKSFKADIWYVNTTMIPETIVVAKEFGIKVITHFHEMPLTYAYLSAPDFKSIVDYSELLIGCSQTTCDSLKDAGGKNVGLLYSFIDPSLVKKDDNRSAELRRKLGIPADAFVWILSGMTSERKGFDMLPDIAAEVNDPRVHLVWVGATIDDGLVYYTEQRCANNRSATKIHLVGKQKEDYYAYLNMGNGFLLTSRQDPFPLVMIEAALLGKPIVAFPSGGVSEFVQDGMGVVTGDLSVGQMVAAMRAVMSGETPTDSSRSFERASRFNVENGYNEWIELIDKTR